A region from the Azospirillum thermophilum genome encodes:
- a CDS encoding methyl-accepting chemotaxis protein, protein MQTASFAGRFKVGTRIYFGFLLILALLGLVVVVGVRALSSADAALTRYVGISDNSLRISDIDSTLAHMRRAVQNYSFTGSGEQIAIVKESQRTLGQELRAARDATSDPARRANIERMIQYFESYNANFGKLIETREKRDRLVTEQLTPIGTKATANLEQIAASAMAEGDTEAAAMAGVAQEKLLSARLAALRFLNEPSAKLVGEVKARNEAFNALIRPLADRLQHPARKRLAQEADTLSDQYVATFEQVAAAVMETQRLAFEVMAKEASDFGELSGKTVAMQTEARKAMQADIEADMERTMTTDVVLAVLALVIGLGLAWSVARSIVRPVTAMTGTMTKLAAGDLTVDIPALSDRDEIGEMAKAVQVFKENAIQKKRMDEAERERLEAERRADEAQRAREKAIGEEIASLIDAVSKGDLERRIDLTGKEGFYRTMSEGINRLTDTVESVIADLAEVLSGLAQGDLNKRVTRDYQGAFQRVKTDVNATSTKLAEIVGQISQAAETIASAASEVSLGSADLAERTEQQASSLEETAASMEELGATVRSNADNAQRANVMATEARSAAESGGGVATSAIEAMRRIEDASRKITDIIGVIDEIAFQTNLLALNAAVEAARAGDAGRGFAVVAQEVRQLAQRSAQASKEIKALILDSDSQVKDGVDLVKKAGDALEGIVSGVQQVASLISEMAAASSEQATALDEINATVAQMDEMTQKNAALVEETTAAAQAMSGQATDLKSLIGFFRLEQTAAALATHAQPQPVRRAIAPTRPAPVKQASHKPAARPAAKPAAAGHAGTNHGAAASSAAVLKRSSSDDDDWKEF, encoded by the coding sequence ATGCAGACCGCCAGTTTCGCCGGCCGCTTCAAGGTAGGGACGCGGATTTACTTCGGCTTCCTTCTGATCCTTGCGCTGCTCGGGCTCGTCGTCGTGGTCGGCGTACGCGCCCTCTCCTCGGCCGACGCCGCCCTCACCCGCTACGTCGGCATCTCCGACAACTCGCTGCGGATCTCCGATATCGACTCGACCCTGGCGCATATGCGGCGCGCCGTCCAGAACTACTCCTTCACCGGCAGCGGCGAGCAGATCGCCATCGTCAAGGAGAGCCAGCGCACGCTGGGGCAGGAGCTGCGCGCCGCCCGCGATGCGACCTCGGATCCTGCCCGCCGCGCCAACATCGAACGGATGATCCAGTATTTCGAAAGCTACAACGCCAACTTCGGCAAGCTGATCGAAACGCGGGAGAAGCGGGACCGGCTGGTGACGGAACAGCTGACCCCGATCGGCACCAAGGCGACGGCGAACCTGGAGCAGATCGCCGCCAGCGCCATGGCCGAGGGCGACACCGAGGCGGCGGCCATGGCCGGCGTGGCGCAGGAGAAGCTGCTGTCCGCCCGTCTCGCGGCCCTGCGCTTCCTGAACGAGCCGAGCGCCAAGCTGGTCGGCGAGGTCAAGGCGCGCAACGAGGCCTTCAACGCCCTGATCCGGCCGCTGGCCGACCGGCTGCAGCATCCGGCCCGCAAGCGGCTGGCCCAGGAGGCCGACACGCTGTCCGACCAGTATGTCGCCACTTTCGAGCAGGTCGCCGCCGCGGTGATGGAGACCCAGCGTCTCGCCTTCGAGGTGATGGCGAAGGAGGCCTCCGACTTCGGCGAGCTGTCGGGCAAGACGGTCGCGATGCAGACCGAGGCCCGCAAGGCCATGCAGGCCGACATCGAGGCCGACATGGAACGCACCATGACCACCGACGTCGTGCTGGCGGTCCTGGCCCTGGTCATCGGGCTGGGACTCGCCTGGTCGGTCGCCCGGTCGATCGTCCGGCCGGTGACCGCGATGACCGGCACCATGACGAAACTGGCGGCCGGCGACCTGACGGTGGACATCCCGGCCCTGTCCGACCGGGACGAGATCGGCGAGATGGCCAAGGCTGTCCAGGTCTTCAAGGAAAACGCCATCCAGAAGAAGCGCATGGATGAGGCGGAGCGCGAGCGGCTGGAGGCCGAGCGGCGCGCCGACGAGGCCCAGCGCGCCCGCGAGAAGGCCATCGGCGAGGAGATCGCCAGCCTGATCGACGCTGTGTCGAAGGGCGACCTGGAACGCCGCATCGACCTGACCGGCAAGGAGGGCTTCTACCGGACCATGTCGGAAGGCATCAACCGCCTGACCGACACGGTGGAAAGCGTCATCGCCGATCTGGCGGAGGTGCTGAGCGGACTGGCGCAGGGCGACCTGAACAAGCGCGTGACCCGCGACTACCAGGGCGCCTTCCAGCGGGTGAAGACCGACGTCAACGCCACCTCGACCAAGCTGGCGGAGATCGTCGGCCAGATCAGCCAGGCGGCGGAGACCATCGCGTCCGCCGCGTCGGAGGTGTCGCTGGGCTCCGCCGACCTCGCCGAGCGCACCGAGCAGCAGGCCTCCTCGCTGGAGGAGACCGCCGCCAGCATGGAGGAGCTGGGCGCCACCGTGCGCTCCAACGCCGACAATGCCCAGCGTGCCAACGTCATGGCGACGGAAGCCCGCTCGGCCGCCGAGTCGGGCGGCGGCGTCGCCACCAGCGCGATCGAGGCGATGCGCCGGATCGAGGACGCCTCGCGCAAGATCACCGACATCATCGGGGTGATCGACGAGATCGCCTTCCAGACCAACCTGCTGGCGCTGAACGCCGCGGTGGAGGCGGCGCGCGCCGGCGACGCCGGCCGCGGCTTCGCCGTGGTGGCGCAGGAGGTCCGCCAGCTCGCCCAGCGCTCCGCCCAGGCCTCCAAGGAGATCAAGGCGCTGATCCTCGACAGCGACAGCCAGGTGAAGGACGGCGTGGATCTGGTCAAGAAGGCCGGCGACGCGTTGGAAGGCATCGTGTCGGGCGTGCAGCAGGTCGCCTCGCTGATCTCCGAGATGGCCGCGGCCTCCTCGGAGCAGGCGACGGCGCTGGACGAGATCAACGCCACCGTCGCCCAGATGGACGAGATGACGCAGAAGAACGCGGCGCTGGTCGAGGAGACCACCGCCGCGGCCCAGGCGATGAGCGGTCAGGCGACCGACCTCAAGTCGCTGATCGGCTTCTTCAGGCTGGAGCAGACCGCCGCCGCGCTGGCGACGCACGCCCAGCCCCAGCCGGTCCGCCGCGCCATCGCCCCGACCCGGCCGGCCCCGGTCAAGCAGGC
- a CDS encoding ABCB family ABC transporter ATP-binding protein/permease, giving the protein MRRTLPPLSSDPKALPPSGDLRAIRSLLPYIWPRESLEMRLRVVAAVLLLIGAKVATVYVPILYKQAVDALSPAAGAAVTVPLGLILAYGFARVCSLVFAELRDAVFARVAQRTIRKVALSVFRHLHALSLRFHLERQTGGLTRSLERGTRAIESLLRYTLFSIAPTLVEIGLVCVILWRMFNGWFALATFVTVAGYILYTFFVSEWRIQFRREMNDTDSKANTKAIDSLLNYETVKYFGNEEHEARRYDAALASYEQAAVRSQQSLSLLNIGQSAIISVGLALVMGMAARGIVTGSMSLGDFVLVNTYLLQLYQPLNFFGVVYREIKQSLTDIESMVTLLSVEREVADRPDAAPLAIDGAEIRFEGVEFGYDPRRPILKGVSFTVPAGRTVAIVGPSGAGKSTISRLLFRFYDVNGGRVLIDGQDIREVTQVSLRGSIGIVPQDTVLFNDTIFYNIAYGRPGATPAEVERAARLAHIHDFIMALPDGYQTTVGERGLKLSGGEKQRVAIARTILKNPAILLFDEATSALDTHTEREIQANLREVSRGRTTLVIAHRLSTVIDADEILVLEAGRVIERGRHADLLAAGGAYAALWARQQESAQGPALIPGVLAPT; this is encoded by the coding sequence ATGCGCCGCACCCTGCCGCCCCTGTCCAGCGATCCCAAGGCGTTGCCGCCCTCCGGCGATCTGCGGGCCATCCGTTCGCTGCTGCCCTATATCTGGCCGCGCGAGTCGCTGGAGATGCGGCTGCGGGTGGTCGCGGCCGTGCTGCTGCTGATCGGGGCGAAGGTCGCCACCGTCTATGTGCCGATCCTCTACAAGCAGGCGGTCGACGCGCTGAGCCCCGCGGCGGGGGCCGCGGTGACGGTGCCGCTGGGGCTGATCCTGGCCTACGGCTTCGCGCGGGTGTGCTCTCTGGTCTTCGCCGAGCTGCGCGACGCGGTCTTCGCGCGGGTGGCGCAGCGCACCATCCGCAAGGTGGCGCTCAGCGTCTTCCGCCACCTGCACGCCCTGTCGCTGCGTTTCCACCTGGAGCGCCAGACCGGCGGGCTGACCCGCTCGCTGGAGCGCGGGACGCGGGCCATCGAGTCGCTGCTGCGCTACACGCTGTTCTCCATCGCGCCGACGCTGGTGGAGATCGGGCTGGTCTGCGTGATCCTGTGGCGGATGTTCAACGGCTGGTTCGCGCTGGCGACCTTCGTCACGGTGGCCGGCTACATCCTCTACACCTTCTTCGTGTCGGAATGGCGCATCCAGTTCCGCCGCGAGATGAACGACACCGACAGCAAGGCCAACACCAAGGCGATCGACAGCCTGCTGAACTACGAGACCGTCAAGTATTTCGGCAACGAGGAGCATGAGGCCCGCCGCTACGACGCGGCGCTCGCTTCCTACGAGCAGGCGGCGGTGCGCAGCCAGCAGAGCCTGTCGCTGCTGAACATCGGCCAGTCGGCGATCATCTCGGTCGGGCTGGCCCTGGTGATGGGCATGGCGGCGCGCGGCATCGTGACCGGCAGCATGTCGCTCGGCGACTTCGTGCTGGTGAACACCTATCTGCTGCAGCTCTACCAGCCGCTCAACTTCTTCGGCGTCGTCTACCGCGAGATCAAGCAGTCGCTGACCGACATCGAATCGATGGTCACCCTGCTGTCGGTGGAGCGCGAGGTGGCCGACCGGCCGGACGCGGCACCGCTCGCCATCGACGGCGCCGAAATCCGCTTCGAGGGGGTGGAGTTCGGCTACGACCCGCGGCGGCCGATCCTGAAGGGCGTCAGCTTCACCGTGCCGGCCGGACGGACGGTCGCCATCGTCGGCCCGTCCGGCGCCGGGAAATCGACGATCAGCCGGCTGCTGTTCCGCTTCTACGACGTCAACGGCGGCCGCGTCCTGATCGACGGGCAGGACATCCGCGAGGTGACGCAGGTCAGCCTGCGCGGTTCCATCGGGATCGTCCCGCAGGACACGGTGCTGTTCAACGACACCATCTTCTACAACATCGCCTACGGCCGGCCCGGCGCCACGCCGGCGGAGGTGGAGCGGGCGGCCCGGCTGGCCCACATCCACGATTTCATCATGGCGCTGCCGGACGGCTATCAGACCACCGTCGGCGAACGCGGGCTGAAGCTGTCGGGCGGCGAGAAGCAGCGGGTGGCGATCGCCCGCACCATCCTGAAGAACCCGGCCATCCTGCTGTTCGACGAGGCGACCAGCGCGCTCGACACCCATACGGAACGGGAGATCCAGGCCAACCTGCGCGAGGTCAGCCGCGGGCGCACCACGCTGGTCATCGCCCACCGCCTGTCCACCGTGATCGACGCCGACGAGATCCTGGTGCTGGAGGCCGGGCGGGTGATCGAGCGCGGCCGCCACGCCGACCTCCTGGCCGCCGGCGGCGCCTATGCCGCGCTGTGGGCGCGCCAGCAGGAGTCGGCGCAGGGGCCGGCGCTGATCCCCGGCGTCCTGGCGCCGACCTGA
- a CDS encoding biliverdin-producing heme oxygenase: MGPAREALRAATEELHGRLDHAALLLPLTRPDITLEQYRAALAALWGFHAPVERALGGPQAGEAPRIALLRADLADLGLMADALPVVTDLPPLDGAPARLAARYVLDGSAHGGRAMLPGITRALGCDRDRGARFLASAGLDMAGAWRGLLVRLEEELADPEALREACATAVALFAALERWVRR, translated from the coding sequence ATGGGACCCGCGAGAGAGGCGCTGCGCGCCGCGACCGAGGAACTGCACGGCCGGCTGGACCATGCAGCGCTGCTCCTGCCGCTGACCCGCCCGGACATCACGCTGGAGCAGTACCGCGCGGCGCTGGCCGCCCTGTGGGGCTTCCACGCGCCGGTGGAACGGGCGCTGGGCGGGCCGCAGGCGGGGGAGGCGCCGCGCATCGCCCTGCTGCGCGCCGATCTCGCCGACCTGGGACTTATGGCGGACGCGCTGCCGGTGGTGACCGATCTGCCGCCGCTGGACGGTGCGCCGGCGCGGCTGGCGGCCCGCTACGTGCTGGACGGCTCGGCCCATGGCGGGCGGGCGATGCTGCCGGGCATCACCAGGGCGCTGGGCTGCGACCGGGATCGCGGGGCGCGCTTCCTGGCGTCCGCCGGGCTGGACATGGCGGGGGCGTGGCGCGGCCTGCTGGTCCGGCTGGAGGAGGAGCTGGCCGATCCCGAAGCGCTGCGCGAGGCCTGCGCCACCGCCGTCGCGCTGTTCGCCGCGCTGGAGCGCTGGGTGCGACGGTAA
- the meaB gene encoding methylmalonyl Co-A mutase-associated GTPase MeaB, whose translation MSKTASPDPVPPPGRTAAPVAPQDAAALAGAVRRGDRRALARAITLIESTRADHRATADALLEALLPHTGNSVRIGISGVPGVGKSTFIEAFGLHVIGLGHKVAVLAVDPSSQRTGGSILGDKTRMVDLSREPDAFIRPSPAGATLGGVARRTREAMLICEAAGFDVIVVETVGVGQSETAVADMVDLFMLLLLPAGGDELQGIKKGIVELADLVVVNKADGDLATTARHTVADYRHALALLRHGEWRVPVLSCSAVQKAGIDTVWTTIGEHRALTEANGQRASRRAEQARAWLWSEIRETLLDRFRAHPAVRAELPALEAGVTEGAVIPTAAARALLSRFLGDGA comes from the coding sequence ATGAGCAAGACCGCCTCTCCCGATCCCGTTCCGCCCCCCGGTCGAACCGCAGCCCCCGTCGCTCCGCAGGATGCCGCCGCGCTGGCCGGGGCGGTCCGCCGGGGAGACCGCCGGGCGCTGGCCCGCGCCATCACGCTGATCGAATCGACGCGCGCCGACCATCGCGCCACCGCCGACGCCCTGCTGGAGGCGCTGCTTCCGCACACCGGCAACTCGGTGCGCATCGGCATTTCCGGCGTGCCGGGAGTCGGCAAGTCCACCTTCATCGAGGCCTTCGGGCTGCATGTCATCGGGCTGGGCCACAAGGTGGCGGTGCTGGCGGTCGATCCCTCGTCCCAGCGCACCGGCGGCTCGATCCTCGGCGACAAGACGCGGATGGTGGACCTGTCGCGCGAGCCCGACGCCTTCATCCGCCCCTCGCCCGCCGGGGCGACGCTGGGCGGCGTGGCGCGGCGGACCCGCGAGGCGATGCTGATCTGCGAGGCCGCCGGCTTCGACGTGATCGTGGTGGAGACGGTGGGCGTCGGCCAGTCGGAGACGGCGGTGGCCGACATGGTGGACCTGTTCATGCTGCTGCTGCTGCCGGCGGGCGGCGACGAGCTGCAGGGCATCAAGAAGGGCATCGTCGAGCTGGCCGATCTGGTGGTGGTCAACAAGGCGGACGGCGACCTCGCCACCACCGCCCGCCACACCGTCGCCGATTACCGCCACGCGCTGGCCCTGCTGCGTCACGGCGAGTGGCGGGTGCCGGTGCTGAGCTGCTCCGCCGTGCAGAAGGCGGGGATCGACACGGTGTGGACCACCATCGGCGAGCACCGCGCGCTGACGGAGGCGAACGGCCAGCGGGCCAGCCGCCGGGCCGAGCAGGCGCGGGCCTGGCTGTGGAGCGAGATCCGCGAGACGCTGCTCGACCGCTTCCGCGCCCATCCCGCGGTGCGGGCCGAGCTGCCGGCGCTGGAGGCCGGCGTCACCGAAGGCGCCGTCATCCCGACCGCCGCGGCGCGTGCCCTGCTGTCGCGTTTCCTGGGCGACGGCGCGTAG
- a CDS encoding phasin family protein translates to MATNFLDLLTQAGSLAKTNAGTGAAKSARVAELVQDGYRRWFEGVTASVEDAQRIAAGLSKARTPADLAALQREWLTASQARVAESVRVFLDVSTKLAAEVAAVPVAEAPAAKVAVAKAPTVKEPAAKPEAPKAAAPKPEAPKVEAPKAEAPKAEAAVAPKVEPVKAEPVKPVEPKAEPAKTDPVKTVAAAPAPAPVRKAAAKKAAPKAAAPAPAPVAAAPAPAPVAAKAEAPKPAAVKAEAAKPEAPKPEASKAEAPKTAAPAPAAKMPAGK, encoded by the coding sequence ATGGCCACCAACTTCCTCGACCTGCTGACGCAGGCCGGCTCGCTCGCCAAGACCAACGCCGGGACCGGCGCCGCCAAGTCGGCGCGTGTCGCCGAACTGGTCCAGGACGGCTACCGCCGCTGGTTCGAGGGGGTGACCGCCTCGGTGGAGGATGCCCAGCGCATCGCCGCCGGCCTGAGCAAGGCGCGCACTCCGGCCGATCTCGCCGCGCTGCAGCGCGAGTGGCTGACCGCCTCCCAGGCCCGCGTCGCCGAGAGCGTGCGCGTCTTCCTCGACGTCTCCACCAAACTGGCCGCCGAGGTCGCGGCCGTGCCGGTCGCCGAGGCTCCCGCTGCCAAGGTTGCCGTTGCCAAGGCTCCCACCGTCAAGGAGCCGGCCGCCAAGCCGGAAGCGCCCAAGGCCGCCGCGCCGAAACCCGAAGCTCCCAAGGTCGAAGCTCCCAAGGCTGAGGCTCCGAAGGCCGAAGCCGCCGTCGCTCCCAAGGTCGAGCCGGTGAAAGCGGAGCCGGTCAAGCCTGTCGAGCCGAAGGCGGAGCCCGCCAAGACCGACCCCGTGAAGACCGTCGCCGCGGCGCCGGCGCCGGCGCCCGTCAGGAAGGCGGCGGCGAAGAAGGCCGCTCCGAAGGCGGCCGCTCCCGCGCCGGCCCCGGTGGCTGCCGCTCCGGCGCCCGCTCCCGTCGCGGCGAAGGCCGAGGCGCCGAAGCCCGCGGCCGTGAAGGCCGAAGCCGCCAAGCCCGAGGCGCCCAAGCCTGAGGCGTCCAAGGCCGAGGCGCCCAAGACCGCCGCTCCGGCTCCCGCCGCCAAGATGCCTGCCGGCAAGTAA
- the rpmB gene encoding 50S ribosomal protein L28 codes for MARRCSVTGKGTQFGNNVSHANNKNRRRFQPNLQETSLLSDALGQMVRLRLSVNAIRSIEHKGGLDAFLLDAKDALLSTDARRLKRRIAKAQEKVQAAA; via the coding sequence ATGGCACGTCGGTGCTCCGTGACCGGCAAGGGCACGCAGTTTGGCAACAACGTCAGCCACGCCAACAACAAGAACCGTCGCCGCTTCCAGCCGAACCTGCAGGAGACGTCGCTGCTGAGCGATGCCCTGGGCCAGATGGTTCGTCTGCGCCTGTCGGTGAACGCGATCCGCTCGATCGAGCACAAGGGCGGCCTCGACGCCTTCCTGCTCGACGCCAAGGACGCGCTGCTGTCCACCGATGCCCGCCGCCTGAAGCGTCGTATCGCCAAGGCGCAGGAGAAGGTGCAGGCCGCGGCCTGA
- a CDS encoding regulatory protein RecX, whose translation MTSDDPTRRGRSPAPPRGPKPPKRVTPQYLENAALHYLQRFASSTDNLRRILMRKVERSAAAHGTDREEGARWVEELLARYRRSGLLNDGTYARMRAESLHRRGASTRAIAQKLAAKGIDRDEADKALDTLREDIGSELDISAALALARRRRLGPYRLQEARAAHREKDLAALGRAGFAYDVARRVVDAEDPDSLETD comes from the coding sequence ATGACCAGCGACGATCCGACCCGCCGCGGACGTTCCCCGGCGCCGCCCCGCGGGCCGAAGCCGCCGAAGCGGGTCACCCCGCAGTATCTGGAGAATGCCGCGCTCCATTACCTGCAGCGCTTCGCCAGCTCGACCGACAACCTGCGCCGGATCCTGATGCGCAAGGTGGAGCGCTCCGCCGCGGCGCACGGCACCGACCGCGAGGAGGGGGCCCGCTGGGTGGAGGAGCTTCTCGCCCGCTACCGTCGCAGCGGTCTGCTGAACGATGGGACCTATGCCCGCATGCGGGCGGAAAGCCTGCACCGCCGCGGCGCTTCGACCCGCGCCATCGCGCAGAAGCTGGCAGCCAAGGGCATCGACCGCGACGAGGCGGACAAGGCGCTGGACACGCTGCGCGAGGACATCGGATCGGAGCTGGACATCTCCGCCGCCCTGGCGCTGGCGCGGCGCCGCCGTCTCGGCCCCTACCGCCTGCAGGAGGCACGGGCCGCCCATCGCGAGAAGGACCTCGCGGCGCTGGGCCGCGCCGGCTTCGCCTACGACGTCGCCCGGCGGGTGGTGGACGCGGAGGATCCCGATTCGCTGGAGACGGACTGA
- a CDS encoding ABC transporter permease: MTHPLPPMPRVVGSVNWVGVWTLYAREVWRFLKVHQQTIWAPVVTTLLFYAVFALALGGAVRMIGNTPYMEFLAPGLIMMAMVQNAFANTSSSVVIAKVQGNIVDILMPPMAPLELAFGFVMGGVTRGLAVGLVTGLAIWAFVPLSLPHPGYVLFHAVAASMLLSLLGLVGGIWSQKFDHIAAVTNFVVTPLSFLSGTFYSVDTLPPLFWWIAHFDPFFYMIDGFRYGFIGRSDGTLGVGILVMIGINVALWWLAWRMLKTGYKLKA, translated from the coding sequence ATGACTCATCCTCTCCCTCCCATGCCCCGCGTGGTCGGCTCCGTCAACTGGGTCGGCGTCTGGACGCTCTACGCCCGCGAGGTCTGGCGGTTCCTGAAGGTCCACCAGCAGACCATCTGGGCGCCGGTGGTGACCACGCTGCTGTTCTACGCCGTCTTCGCCCTGGCGCTGGGCGGTGCCGTGCGGATGATCGGCAACACCCCCTACATGGAGTTCCTGGCGCCCGGCCTGATCATGATGGCCATGGTGCAGAACGCCTTCGCCAACACCTCCTCGTCGGTGGTGATCGCCAAGGTGCAGGGGAACATCGTCGACATCCTGATGCCGCCGATGGCGCCGCTGGAACTGGCCTTCGGCTTCGTCATGGGCGGGGTGACGCGCGGCCTTGCCGTCGGGCTGGTCACCGGGCTCGCCATCTGGGCCTTCGTGCCGCTCAGCCTGCCGCATCCCGGCTATGTCCTGTTCCATGCGGTGGCGGCCTCGATGCTGCTGTCGCTGCTCGGGCTGGTCGGCGGCATCTGGTCCCAGAAGTTCGACCATATCGCGGCGGTGACCAACTTCGTCGTCACGCCGCTGTCCTTCCTGTCGGGCACCTTCTATTCGGTGGACACGCTGCCGCCGCTGTTCTGGTGGATCGCCCATTTCGATCCATTCTTCTACATGATCGACGGCTTCCGCTACGGCTTCATCGGCCGGTCGGACGGCACGCTGGGCGTCGGCATCCTGGTGATGATCGGCATCAACGTCGCCCTGTGGTGGCTGGCCTGGCGGATGCTCAAGACGGGCTACAAGCTGAAGGCGTGA
- a CDS encoding aspartate aminotransferase family protein, with protein MPTYSRIDVVFERGEGPYLYATNGRRYLDFAAGIAVNAFGHAHPYLIQALTEQAHKLWHTSNLFRVAGQETLATRLTDLTFADTVFFTNSGAEAWECGAKLIRKYHYETGNPQKTRIITFEQAFHGRTLGAVSAAKQEKLVKGFGPLLDGFDQVAFGNLNELRNAITPETGGICVEPIQGEGGIRTGSADFLRGLRQVCDEFGLLLFFDEIQCGMGRTGKLFAHEWAGVTPDVMCVAKGIGGGFPLGACLATEKAASGMVAGTHGSTYGGNPLAMAVGNAVLDLMMAPGFLDQVQATSGLLQGKLEQLIKANPGVFAELRGMGLMLGIKCVVPSGDVVAKARENGLLLVPAGDNVFRILPPLNIGEAEVNEAIAILDKTAKEFAA; from the coding sequence ATGCCCACTTATTCCCGCATCGATGTCGTGTTCGAGCGGGGCGAAGGTCCGTATCTCTACGCGACCAACGGGCGACGATACCTGGATTTCGCGGCGGGCATCGCCGTCAACGCCTTCGGTCATGCGCATCCCTACCTGATCCAGGCGCTGACCGAGCAGGCGCACAAGCTGTGGCACACCTCCAACCTGTTCCGGGTCGCCGGGCAGGAGACGCTGGCCACCCGCCTGACCGACCTGACCTTCGCCGACACCGTCTTCTTCACCAACTCGGGCGCCGAGGCGTGGGAATGCGGGGCGAAGCTGATCCGCAAGTATCATTACGAGACCGGCAACCCGCAGAAGACCCGCATCATCACCTTCGAGCAGGCCTTCCACGGCCGCACGCTGGGCGCGGTTTCCGCCGCCAAGCAGGAGAAGCTGGTGAAGGGCTTCGGCCCGCTGCTCGACGGCTTCGACCAGGTGGCCTTCGGCAACCTGAACGAGCTGCGCAACGCCATCACCCCGGAGACCGGCGGCATCTGCGTCGAACCGATCCAGGGCGAGGGCGGCATCCGCACCGGCTCCGCCGACTTCCTGCGCGGCCTGCGCCAGGTCTGCGACGAGTTCGGGCTGCTGCTGTTCTTCGACGAGATCCAGTGCGGCATGGGCCGGACCGGCAAGCTGTTCGCCCATGAGTGGGCCGGCGTCACCCCGGACGTGATGTGCGTCGCCAAGGGCATCGGCGGCGGCTTCCCGCTCGGCGCCTGCCTCGCCACCGAGAAGGCGGCCTCTGGCATGGTCGCCGGCACCCACGGCTCGACCTACGGCGGCAATCCGCTCGCCATGGCGGTGGGCAACGCCGTGCTGGACCTGATGATGGCGCCGGGCTTCCTCGACCAGGTGCAGGCGACGTCCGGCCTGCTGCAGGGCAAGCTGGAGCAGCTCATCAAGGCCAATCCGGGCGTCTTCGCCGAACTGCGCGGCATGGGCCTGATGCTGGGCATCAAGTGCGTGGTGCCGTCCGGCGACGTGGTCGCCAAGGCGCGGGAGAACGGGCTGCTGCTGGTCCCGGCCGGCGACAACGTCTTCCGCATCCTGCCGCCGCTGAACATCGGCGAGGCCGAAGTGAACGAGGCGATCGCCATCCTCGACAAGACCGCCAAGGAGTTCGCGGCATGA
- the argF gene encoding ornithine carbamoyltransferase: MSTVRHFLDVDRLDSRTVRQILDLGRKIKSDIDGHRQLLARKTLALIFEKPSTRTRVSFEVGMRQLGGDVVVLKPDDMQLGRGETIGDTARVLSRYVDAVMVRTTGEERVHELAEYASIPIINGLTDQSHPTQIMADLMTFEEHRGPIGGRTVAWIGDCNNVAVSWVHAAVRLDFEIRLACPPQYGPSQALLDWAKAEGRGRVVVMEDPKEAVRGVECVITDAWASMHNTDVEERAAILAPYQVNEALMELAHPEALFMHCLPAHRNEEVTDGVIDGRHSVVWDEAENRLHAHKAILVWCLLDGAV, from the coding sequence ATGAGCACCGTCCGGCATTTCCTCGACGTCGACCGGCTCGATTCGCGGACCGTCCGCCAGATCCTCGACCTCGGCCGCAAGATCAAGAGCGACATCGACGGCCACCGCCAGCTTCTCGCCAGGAAGACGCTGGCGCTGATCTTCGAGAAGCCGTCGACCCGCACCCGCGTGTCGTTCGAGGTCGGCATGCGCCAGCTCGGCGGCGACGTGGTGGTCCTGAAGCCCGACGACATGCAGCTCGGCCGCGGCGAGACCATCGGCGATACCGCCCGCGTGCTCTCCCGCTATGTCGATGCGGTCATGGTCCGCACCACCGGCGAGGAGCGGGTGCATGAGCTGGCCGAATACGCCAGCATCCCGATCATCAACGGCCTGACCGACCAGTCGCACCCGACCCAGATCATGGCCGACCTGATGACCTTCGAGGAGCATCGCGGTCCGATCGGCGGGCGCACGGTGGCCTGGATCGGCGACTGCAACAACGTGGCGGTGAGCTGGGTCCATGCCGCGGTGCGGCTGGATTTCGAGATCCGGCTGGCCTGTCCGCCGCAGTACGGCCCGTCCCAGGCGCTGCTGGACTGGGCCAAGGCCGAGGGCAGGGGCCGCGTCGTGGTGATGGAGGACCCGAAGGAGGCGGTGCGCGGCGTCGAGTGCGTCATCACCGACGCCTGGGCCTCGATGCACAACACCGACGTGGAGGAGCGCGCCGCCATTCTCGCTCCCTACCAGGTGAACGAGGCGCTGATGGAGCTGGCGCATCCGGAGGCGTTGTTCATGCACTGCCTGCCGGCCCACCGGAACGAGGAGGTGACCGACGGCGTGATCGACGGCCGCCATTCCGTGGTGTGGGACGAGGCGGAGAACCGCCTGCACGCGCACAAGGCCATCCTGGTCTGGTGCCTGCTGGACGGCGCCGTCTGA